ATCCAGTTCACGCCGGACCTGGTGCCCGCCGACCTGATCGGCACCCGCATCTACAACCAGAAAACCGGGGCCTTCGAGGTCGAACTCGGCCCGGTGTTCGCCAACCTGATTCTGGCCGACGAGATCAACCGCGCGCCCGCCAAGATCCAGTCGGCGCTGCTGGAGGCCATGCAGGAGCGGCAGGTGACCATCGGCGTGCAGACCTTCCGGCTGCCCGATCCCTTCCTGGTGCTGGCGACCCAGAACCCCATCGAGTCGGAAGGCACCTACTTCCTGCCGGAAGCGCAGGTCGACCGCTTCATGTTCAAGGTCCTCGTCAGCTACCCCGGCTTCCACGAGGAGATGACGGTGGTGGAGCGCGTCTCGCAGACGTTCCCGCCGGTCGGGGTGCAACTGTCGGTCGAGGAGCTGCGCGAGCTTCAGGGCCTGGCCGATCAGGTGTACGTCCACCCGGCCGTGACCGAGTACGCGGTGACCCTGGCCCGCGCCACCCGCGACCCGGCCCAGGCGGGGTTGCCGGAAGTGCAGCGGGCCGTCGCCTACGGGGCCAGCCCCCGCGCCAGCGTCAACCTGATCCTGGGAGCCAAGGCGCTGGCCATCGTGCGTGGGCGCGAATACGCGCTGCCGGAGGACGTGCGTGACCTGGCGCCGGAAGTCCTGCGGCACCGCCTCATGCTCTCCTACGAGGGGCTGGCCGAGGAGGTCCGGCTGGAGGACCTGGTGGGCCGCCTGATCGCCGCCGTGCCGCTGCCGCGCGTGCATCTGGGCGACCCCCACGGCGCCTCCTCCCCCGGCGTGACGCGCGATGAACCTGCTTAGACGCCGCCGCAGCGTGACCGCCCCGCCGCCGGTGCCCAGCGGGGTCCGGCCACCGCCGGAACGCCCCGCCCAACTGCTGCGGCGGCTGGAATTCAGGGTGGTGCGGCGCCTCGACGGTTTCCTGTTCGGGGATTACCGGGGCCTCTTCTACGGTCCCAGCCTCGACCTGGCCGAGGTGCGCGAGTACCAGCCGGGCGACGAGGTGCGCCGCATCGACTGGAACGTCACCGCGCGCAGCGGACGGCTGCACGTGCGGCAGTACCGCGAGGAACGCGAACTGACCGTCTGGCTGCTGGTGGATACCTCGGCCTCCATGAACTTCGGCACGCGCCGCACCCTCAAACGGGACCTCGCGCGCGAGTTCGCGGGGGTGGCGGCGCTGGTGGTCACCCGCCACGGCGACAAGATCGGCGTCAGCACCTTCGGGGCCAGCTCGGATGTGGTCCCGCCGCGCGGCGGGCGTTCGCAGGCGCTGGCGGTGCTGAACCTGCTCGCCCGGCCCGCCCGCCCGGAGCAGCCGCAGCCTGCCGATCTGGCCTCGGCCCTGAAGGCCGCCGAACGCACGTTGCGGCGGCGCTCGCTGGTGTTCGTGGTGTCGGACTTTCTGGAGCCGGGCAGCGGGGGCTGGGCCGGTGCCCTGGGCCGCCTGGCGCAGCGCCACGACGTGGTGGCCGTGCGCGTCTCGGACCCCGCCGAGCGGACCCTGCCGGATGTGGGCGGGCTGCGGCTGCGTGACCCGGAAACGGGAGAGGAGCTGTGGCTCGATACCTCCGACCCGCAGGTGCGCGCCGCACATGCCCGGCTGGTGGGCGAGCGGGACCGGGCGCTGCGGCGGGCGCTGCAATCGGCCCAGGTGGACCTGCTGGACCTGGACACCGAGCGGGACCCGGTGGGGCCCCTGCTGCGCTTTGCGGCAGTCCGCCGGGGGCGGCGCCCATGACCTTCGGTTTTCCCGCCCTGCTCTGGCTGCTGCTGCTGCTGCCGCTGGCGGCGTGGGTACTGTGGCTGGGCGCCCGGCGCCGCGAGCGGCAGGCCCGGCGCTACGCCGACCCGCACCTGCTCGGGGCGGTGCTGCGCGCCGGACGTGGCCCGCGCCGCCGCCTGCCGCTGCTGCTCCAACTGGGCGCGCTGGCCCTGCTGCTGTTCGCGGCCGCGCAGCCGGTCGCCCGGCCCCGCCTGCCGGTCAACCAGGCGGCGGTGATGATCGCGCTCGACGCCTCGCGCTCGATGCTCGCGGACGACGTGCCGCCCTCCCGGCTGGAGGCGGCGCGGGCCATTGCGCGGCAGTTCCTGGCGCTGGCACCTGCCTCCACCCGGATCGGCTTCCTGACCTTCTCGGACAACGCCTCGGTGCTGGTGCCGCCCACCACCGACCGTCAGGAGGTGCTGGGCGCCCTGAACCGGGTGAAGCCCGCGCAGGCGACCTCGTTCGCCAGCGCCCTGGTGAGCGGCGTGCGGGCCCTGCCGCAGCGCGAGAACGCGGTCCCGCCGCGTGAGTTGCTGGAAGGCCAGCCCGCCCCGCGCAGCACCCCGCTTGACCCGCGGACGCTGCCTCCCGGCGCGATCCTGCTGCTTTCCGACGGCATCTCGAACCGGGGGGCCAATCCGCTGCTGGCCGCGCGCTTCGCCTCCGACGAGCAGGTCAAGCTGTACGCCGTCGCGGTGGGCCGGGAGGGCGGCGCGGTCAGCCGGGTGGAGGGCCAGCTGGTGTTCGTCCCGTTCGATACCCGGGAACTGCTCCGCCTGACCCAGCTCACCGGCGGACAGTTCCTCTCCCCACCCGACCCGGAGGGGCTGCGCCGGTTGTACCGCGACCTCGGCACGGCGATCCGCTGGGAGCCGAGCGAACTGGGGCTGAGCGGACCCGTGGCCGGGCTGGCGGCGCTGCTGCTGGTGCTGGGCGGCGGCCTCGCGCTGGCCTGGCAGCGGAGGGTGCCGTGAAGGAGGTGCCGTCATGAGTTTTGGCTGGCCCTGGGCGCTCGTCCCGCTGGGGCTGCTCCCCCTGCTGGTGTGGCTGTACCTGCGCGGGCTGGCCCGGCCCGCCGAGGCCGCCGCGCTGCACCCGGATTTGCCGCTGCTCGCGCGGGCCAGCGGGCGCCCGCACCCCCTGAGGCGGCATGCCCCGGCGCTGCTGTACCTGGTGGCCCTCACCCTGGCGCTGCTGGCCCTGGCCCGGCCTCACGCGCCGCTCCCGCTGCCCGACAACCGGACGACGATCATGCTGGCCATCGATGTCTCGCGCTCGATGGAGGCCCAGGACATCGAACCCAACCGCTTCGTCGCCGCGCAGGAGGCCGCGCGCCGCTTCGTGAAGTCGTTGCCGGAGGGCGCGCGGGTCGGCCTGACCTCGTTTGCCGGGTACGCCGTCCTCAACTCGCCGCCCACGACGCAACACGCCCAGGTCTTCGCCGCCATCGACGCGCTGAACATGGCCAACAGCACCGCCATCGGCGAGGGGCTGCTGGAGGCGCTGCACGCCCTGCCGGGACGCGGCCCGGACGCTCCTGCGGGCAAGGAACGGGTACCTGCGGCCATCGTGCTGCTTTCCGACGGCCGCAACAACAGCGGCCCCGACCCGCTCGAAGCGGCGGCGCAGGCCAGGAAGCTGGCGGTGAAGGTCTACACCGTGGGCCTCGGCACCCAGAACGGCAACTTGCGCAGCAACCGCTGGGACGGCTTCCGGGGCGGCGTCGACGCCGCGACCCTTCAGCAGATCGCCGCCGCGACCGGCGGGCGCTACTTCGAGGCGCGCTCCGCCGATCAGCTCAGCTCGATCTACCACGACCTCGGCCGCTCACTGGGCTGGACCTTGCAGCCCCGCGAGGTTTCGGGCTTCGTCGCCGCGCTGGCCGGACTGGCGCTGCTGGGGAGCCTCGCCGTCTCGGAACTGCTGACCCGGCGCCTCCTTTAGAACATTGAACAGAATAAGGCTGTGCAGAGACGGGTGGGGGCGCGGGAGTACAGCCTGGACCTCCGGGAACGGCTCGTCGCAGCGGCGTTGACGAACCCAGACCCGCATGTCAGCCTTTCATCCCCGTGAGGACGATGCCCTCGATGATCTGGCGCTGGAAGAACGCAAACACCAGCAGCACCGGAATCACCGCCAGACTGCTCGCCGCCATGATCAGCCCCCACTGCGTCCCCGCCTCGCCGTTAAACAGGGCCGTGCCGACCGGGAGGGTGCGGAACTGGGGCTGCTGGATCACGATGAGCGGCCACAGGAAGGCATTCCAGTTGCCCAGGAACGTGAAGATGGCGAGGCTGGCGAGGGCCGGGCGCACCAGCGGCAGCGCGATGTGCCAGAAGATGCCGAACTCGTGCATCCCGTCGATGCGCGCGGCTTCCAGCAGGTCACCCGGCACGCTCTCGAAGAACTGCCGCATCAGGAACACCCCGAAGGCACTCATCAGGCCGGGGAACAGGATGGCGAAGTAGGCGCCGGGCACCGATCTCGTGAGGTGCAGGTCGGTGACGCCCACGAACCAGGGGATGACCAGCATCTCGGTGGGGATCATCAGCGTGGAGAGAATCAGGATGAACACCAGGTTCTTGCCGGGAAAGTCGAACTTGGCGAGGGTGTACCCCACCAGCGAGTCGAAGAACAGCACGCTGAGGGTCGTCACCGTCGCCACCAGCAGGCTGTTGCCGAACCACTGGAGGAACTGCGTCCCGCCCAACACCTGCCGGTAGTTGTCCAGCGTGGGGTCGGCGGGGAAAAAGGCCAGGTTGAAGAGTTCCTGAAAGCTTTTCAGGCTGGTGAGCAGCATCCAGGCGAAGGGAAAGAGCGTGAGGATCACGCCCAGCGTGAGGACCAGATAGGCGAGGCCCGTCCGCAGGTCCACCCGCTTGCGGGGAAGGGCGGTCGTGGCCGTCAAACGTCATACCTCCGGGTCAGGAAGCGCAGTTGCAGCAGCGTGATGAGCAGGATGATCACGAACAGCACCACCGTGATCGCGGAGGCGTAGCCCATCTGGTAGCGCCCGAAGGCGAGCTGGTAGATGTAGAGGGCAACGGTCATGGTGCTGCCCAGCGGCCCGCCCTGGTCGGTGAAGTTGAGGTTCACCACCTGCGTGAACAGTTGCAGGTAGGCGATGGTCCCGGTCACCACGCTGAAGACGATGGTGGGGTTCAGCAGGGGCAGGGTGATCTTCCAGAACGCCTGGGGGCTGCTGGCCCCGTCAATCTCCGCCACCTCGTAGTACACGCGGGGAATCGCGGCAAGCCCGGCGAGGAACAGCACCACCTGGAAGCCCAGGTTCTGCCAGACGACCAGCGCGGCGGTCGTCGGGAGTGCCTGACTCGGGGAGGTCAGAAACGCCTGCGGCGGGATATGCAGCCACATCAGGAAGGTATTCACCGGCCCGAACTGCGGGCTGAACACCCATTGCCACACCCAGGCGGCAGCCACGATGGGCGTCACGTACGGCGCGAAGTACAGGGCGCGGTAAAGCCCTTGAAAGGCGCGAATGCGGCCCAGCAAGAGCGCGATGCCCAGGCCCAGGACAAGCTGCGCCGGAACGCCGATCAGGGTGTACAGCGCCGTATTCTTCAGCGCCTGGCCGAATTTCTCGTCCTGGAGGAGCGCCCGGTAGTTCTCCAGCCCCAAAAAAGGCTGCTGCTCCTTGAGGATGTTCCAGTCAAAGAGGCTGAGGCGCAGGGCCATCAGGGTCGGGATGAAGCGGACGATCAGGAAGAACAGCAGCGGCAGCAGCAGGAAGGTGTACGCGGTGAGAATCTGGTGCCGCCGCAATGAACCGGGGCGGGCGGAGGAACGGGCGGGTGCCCGGTCCCCCCGCGCCTCACTTGTAGTAGCCATTCAGAATCTTCTGCTCGTCCGCCGCTGCCTTCTTCACGGCGTTCGTGGGACTGTCCCCTTGCAGGATCACCGAATTGATCGCGTCCACCCAGGCCTTGCGCTGCCCGGCCTCGTCCACGAACAGGGTCGAGTGCGCGAAGGGCAGGGCGTACACGAAGGGACCGTAGACCGGGTCACGGCGCAGGGTGGGATCGTTCGCCAGCTTCTTGCTCGCCGGGATCTCCCCCACTGACTGGAGCCAGGTGCGCTGGGTGTCCTCGCTGGTCAGGAACTTCAGGAACTTGACGGCGGCGGCGAGCTTGTCGCCCTTGGCGTTCTTGGTGATGCCGTTCACCCAGCAGGAGCCGAAGTTGCTGCGGACACCGTTCCCCTTGAACACGGGCAGCGGCACCACGCCCCAGTTGAACTTCGCGCCCTTCTGGATGGTGCCGATGGCAAAGGACCCGTCGATGATCATGCCGACCTTCCCGGCGATAAAGGCGTCGCGGTAGCTGTTGTTGCCGGGGAAGAAGTTGGGCGTGCCCAGCTTGTACTTGGTGTAGAGGTCGGTGTAGAAGGTCATCGCCTTCACGCCCGCGTCGCTGTCGTAGGTGACCTGCCTGCCGTCCTTGCTGTAGGGCGCGCCGCCGAACTGCCGCACCAGCACCTCGCGCACGACATGGTAGTCCTGACCGTCGGGCTGGATGCCGAAACCCAGCGTGGTGAAGCGGGGCGGTGCGCCCTTCACGACCTTCTGCGCGGCAGCGATGAAATCTTCCCAGGTGCGCGGGGGCGTCAGCACCCCGGCCTGCTTGAACAGGTCCTTGTTGTAGAAGACGGCCAGCGTGCGGACGGCGGTCGGCAGCGCGTAATACTGCCCCCCGATCTTGCTGGTCTGGACCATCGGCACGAAGGTACTCTCGATCTGCTTCGCCGGGAAGTCCTTGGCGGGCAGCGGCTGGAGGTACCCGCTGTCCACGTACTGCGGCAGCCAGCCGTAGTAGAGGTTCACCACGTCGGGACCCTGCCCCGCCGGGACGCTGGAGGCCACCTTCTGGTTGTAGGCGTCGTAGGGGAAGGTTTCCTGCTTGATTCTAATGTCGGGGTTCTGCGCCTCGAACTTCTGGATCAGCTTGTTCATGGTGTCGACCTTGCTGGCGTAGTCGTACTGCCAGTAGGTGAGGGTGACGGGCGCAGCGGCGGCGGTGGCGGTGAGGGTGAGGGCCAGCGTGAGGAACTTGCGCATGGGAGGCTCCTTGCAGGGTGAGAGGCGACTTGCCGAGGGTCACGCGGGGCCACAGGGAGGGCAGGGCCTGCTTGCCGCCCCAGGCGAAGGCGGCCCAGGCCAGCCCGCTCTGGCTGCTGTTCGCGCCCACGCGGGCATTCGCCTGGTCGCCGCCCTCCATCACGATGTTCAATCCCAGGGTAGCGCCTGACTGGGGCTTCGTGGGCATCGCGGGCCAGGGAATCCGCAGCTCGATGTGGCGGCCATCCGGTGCTGCCCGTGCGTGCCCGGCCCGACCTGGGCGGCGGGGCAGGCCAGCGCGGCCAGAAGTGTGGTCCCAATCCGGCGGTTCACCCTTCCGTTCCTCCTTCCAGACGTGTCCGGGCGTCTGCGAAGCGTTGCTGGGTGTGCTGATGGATGAGTATGTCCTGCTCCAGCCGTTCCCGCGCCGTGTGGAGGGCCCCCCGCATTACCGCGGGGGCCGGACCGCCAAAGGTCGTGCGGCGGGCGATGAAGGCGGCGGGGTCGAGTGCGGCGGCCAGTTCCCTTTCGGGCAACTGGACCCCCAGGGGCGCCAGGTCCCCAGCGGTGACGGACGCGAGTGGGCGGCCTGAGGCCTGAAGTTGCGCCAGCAGGGTCTTGACCGCCCCGTGCGCCTGACGGAACCCGCCCCCCTGCTGCCGGGCGATCACGTCCGCGAGTTCGGTGACGGCTGATCCGCTCCCCTCCGCTTCCTCTCGCCAGGCGGTGCGGTTGATCACCGGGGCAGTCAGCGCGGCGGTGAGCAGTTCCACGCCCTCGCACAACTCCTGCCACATGCTGTGGAGGGGCGGCTGCATATCTGGGCCGGGGTCGTTGATGTCCCCGAAGGGCACGTTATGCGCGCACAGCATCACGCTCTGCGTGGCGCCGATGGCCTTGCTGAACTTCGTCCGGGCATGTTCCAGGGCCACCGGGTTGCGCTTCTGGGGCATCACGCTGCTGCCCTGCACCAGGCCGTCTTCCAGGGTGAGGAGGCCCCGGGACGCCCACAGCAGCAGGTCGTAGACGCCGCGCGACAGGGTGGTGGCCGCCGCCGTGACGGTTCCGGCCAGTTCCACCTGCCAGTCGCTGGCACTCACCGCGTCGTAGGTGTTCTCGATGGGCCGGTCGAAGGCCAGCAGGCGCGAGGTCAGTTGCCGGTCAATCGGAAAGCTGGTGCCTGCCAGCGCCACCGCGCCCATCGGACTCAGGTTCACCCGCCCCAGGGCGGCGAACATCCGCCCGGTGTCGCGCGCCAGCACGTTCTCGAGTCCGGCGAGATAATGCGCGAGTGTGGTGGGCTGGGCAGGCTGATGGTGCGTGTAGGCGACGATGACGGTGTCCACCTCACGTCCGGCGAGGTCCAGCAAGGTGCGGCGCAGGTGCAGCAGGCGCTGGCTGGCCCGCATCAGGCGCTCACGGGCATTGAGGCGGTAGAGGGTCATGTCCAGGTCATTGCGGGACAGCGCGGTGCGCAGCGCCCCCGCCGCCTCCGGGTCCTCATCCGCGAGGCGCCGGTCCAGGCTGAAGAACACGTCCTCGACCTGGGGATCGTAAGGCGGGAAGGGGGCACGTCTCAGGGCGCGGAGCAGGGACGCCGCCTGTCCGGCGTGGGGCAACCCCTGGGTGTCCAGCATCAGCGCGTGGGCGGTGAGCGCGTCGAACAGGTGCGGCAGCAGGTGCGCTCTCGCATAGGCATCATCAGGCCTCAGGACGGTGGACAGGTAAGTGTCATGCCACACAGGAACGGGCCTCCTGCCAGTGGAGGGCGTCTTTCAGGAGGTGCTCCTGGGCGCGCTGCCGGGCGAGCAGCACCGCTCCCTGCAACGGCGTGCCGCTGGCGTCCTGCGGAAGGGAAAGGGCAACCCCCGGCTGTAGTTGTTGAAGCCGGTCTGCCAGCGTGTGTGGTCCGCATTCCAGCAGCTCACGGACAATGGCGGTCACGGTGACCTTGGAAAGACCAAGTTGCTCGGCAAACTGTGGACGTGTCCGCACCTGGGTGCCCAGCAGTGCCCGGAGAACCTGCTGCCGGTTGAGTCGTCGAAGGGTCTGCGGTTGTCCCATGCTCACCCCGTTCGGAAACTTTGCTTACGAATTGCAGACAGGGTATGGCTCAGCCTCTCCTCATGCAACCTAGAGAAGGTTGCCGTTGATCGTCACGAACCTTGGGGATGACGCCGCAGACATGATCGCGGCAGATCGTGAACCGCAGGCTCACCGTGATCGGTCACCCGGAACCCGCCGAGGACGAGCAGTTCTCCACGGCCGCAGCCCGCCTTGCAGAACGCCGACGAGACCGATAGCTCGTCGGTGACTGGGTCGCTCCCCCCATCCGCTGGACGAGGTGCTGGCCCGCTTCCGCGCCGGGGAAGGGCGGGCGCAAGCGGACGGTTTTGCTCGATGATCCCAAACTCATGGCGGCCCTCCGCCAGTACTTCCGGCAGCTCCCTTATGCCCACGGACACCTCATTGCAGGCGCGGAAGAACGGTAAGGGGTAAGGGTCACCGGCACACCCAGACCACCCTTCGCTACGCGGAGATCAGCGGTCAGACGGCGGAAGCAAAGGTGAGCGCCGGGGCCTGTTCCGCCCCGGCGCT
The window above is part of the Deinococcus metallilatus genome. Proteins encoded here:
- a CDS encoding AAA family ATPase — its product is MTGASPLTPLSPQAVMEAAARLRTLLFEVKKVIVGQDLLLERLLVALIARGHVLVEGVPGLAKTLAIRTTADAIGASFRRIQFTPDLVPADLIGTRIYNQKTGAFEVELGPVFANLILADEINRAPAKIQSALLEAMQERQVTIGVQTFRLPDPFLVLATQNPIESEGTYFLPEAQVDRFMFKVLVSYPGFHEEMTVVERVSQTFPPVGVQLSVEELRELQGLADQVYVHPAVTEYAVTLARATRDPAQAGLPEVQRAVAYGASPRASVNLILGAKALAIVRGREYALPEDVRDLAPEVLRHRLMLSYEGLAEEVRLEDLVGRLIAAVPLPRVHLGDPHGASSPGVTRDEPA
- a CDS encoding DUF58 domain-containing protein, with translation MNLLRRRRSVTAPPPVPSGVRPPPERPAQLLRRLEFRVVRRLDGFLFGDYRGLFYGPSLDLAEVREYQPGDEVRRIDWNVTARSGRLHVRQYREERELTVWLLVDTSASMNFGTRRTLKRDLAREFAGVAALVVTRHGDKIGVSTFGASSDVVPPRGGRSQALAVLNLLARPARPEQPQPADLASALKAAERTLRRRSLVFVVSDFLEPGSGGWAGALGRLAQRHDVVAVRVSDPAERTLPDVGGLRLRDPETGEELWLDTSDPQVRAAHARLVGERDRALRRALQSAQVDLLDLDTERDPVGPLLRFAAVRRGRRP
- a CDS encoding VWA domain-containing protein, giving the protein MTFGFPALLWLLLLLPLAAWVLWLGARRRERQARRYADPHLLGAVLRAGRGPRRRLPLLLQLGALALLLFAAAQPVARPRLPVNQAAVMIALDASRSMLADDVPPSRLEAARAIARQFLALAPASTRIGFLTFSDNASVLVPPTTDRQEVLGALNRVKPAQATSFASALVSGVRALPQRENAVPPRELLEGQPAPRSTPLDPRTLPPGAILLLSDGISNRGANPLLAARFASDEQVKLYAVAVGREGGAVSRVEGQLVFVPFDTRELLRLTQLTGGQFLSPPDPEGLRRLYRDLGTAIRWEPSELGLSGPVAGLAALLLVLGGGLALAWQRRVP
- a CDS encoding VWA domain-containing protein, translated to MSFGWPWALVPLGLLPLLVWLYLRGLARPAEAAALHPDLPLLARASGRPHPLRRHAPALLYLVALTLALLALARPHAPLPLPDNRTTIMLAIDVSRSMEAQDIEPNRFVAAQEAARRFVKSLPEGARVGLTSFAGYAVLNSPPTTQHAQVFAAIDALNMANSTAIGEGLLEALHALPGRGPDAPAGKERVPAAIVLLSDGRNNSGPDPLEAAAQARKLAVKVYTVGLGTQNGNLRSNRWDGFRGGVDAATLQQIAAATGGRYFEARSADQLSSIYHDLGRSLGWTLQPREVSGFVAALAGLALLGSLAVSELLTRRLL
- a CDS encoding carbohydrate ABC transporter permease → MTATTALPRKRVDLRTGLAYLVLTLGVILTLFPFAWMLLTSLKSFQELFNLAFFPADPTLDNYRQVLGGTQFLQWFGNSLLVATVTTLSVLFFDSLVGYTLAKFDFPGKNLVFILILSTLMIPTEMLVIPWFVGVTDLHLTRSVPGAYFAILFPGLMSAFGVFLMRQFFESVPGDLLEAARIDGMHEFGIFWHIALPLVRPALASLAIFTFLGNWNAFLWPLIVIQQPQFRTLPVGTALFNGEAGTQWGLIMAASSLAVIPVLLVFAFFQRQIIEGIVLTGMKG
- a CDS encoding carbohydrate ABC transporter permease; translated protein: MATTSEARGDRAPARSSARPGSLRRHQILTAYTFLLLPLLFFLIVRFIPTLMALRLSLFDWNILKEQQPFLGLENYRALLQDEKFGQALKNTALYTLIGVPAQLVLGLGIALLLGRIRAFQGLYRALYFAPYVTPIVAAAWVWQWVFSPQFGPVNTFLMWLHIPPQAFLTSPSQALPTTAALVVWQNLGFQVVLFLAGLAAIPRVYYEVAEIDGASSPQAFWKITLPLLNPTIVFSVVTGTIAYLQLFTQVVNLNFTDQGGPLGSTMTVALYIYQLAFGRYQMGYASAITVVLFVIILLITLLQLRFLTRRYDV
- a CDS encoding extracellular solute-binding protein, which codes for MRKFLTLALTLTATAAAAPVTLTYWQYDYASKVDTMNKLIQKFEAQNPDIRIKQETFPYDAYNQKVASSVPAGQGPDVVNLYYGWLPQYVDSGYLQPLPAKDFPAKQIESTFVPMVQTSKIGGQYYALPTAVRTLAVFYNKDLFKQAGVLTPPRTWEDFIAAAQKVVKGAPPRFTTLGFGIQPDGQDYHVVREVLVRQFGGAPYSKDGRQVTYDSDAGVKAMTFYTDLYTKYKLGTPNFFPGNNSYRDAFIAGKVGMIIDGSFAIGTIQKGAKFNWGVVPLPVFKGNGVRSNFGSCWVNGITKNAKGDKLAAAVKFLKFLTSEDTQRTWLQSVGEIPASKKLANDPTLRRDPVYGPFVYALPFAHSTLFVDEAGQRKAWVDAINSVILQGDSPTNAVKKAAADEQKILNGYYK
- a CDS encoding argininosuccinate lyase, whose amino-acid sequence is MWHDTYLSTVLRPDDAYARAHLLPHLFDALTAHALMLDTQGLPHAGQAASLLRALRRAPFPPYDPQVEDVFFSLDRRLADEDPEAAGALRTALSRNDLDMTLYRLNARERLMRASQRLLHLRRTLLDLAGREVDTVIVAYTHHQPAQPTTLAHYLAGLENVLARDTGRMFAALGRVNLSPMGAVALAGTSFPIDRQLTSRLLAFDRPIENTYDAVSASDWQVELAGTVTAAATTLSRGVYDLLLWASRGLLTLEDGLVQGSSVMPQKRNPVALEHARTKFSKAIGATQSVMLCAHNVPFGDINDPGPDMQPPLHSMWQELCEGVELLTAALTAPVINRTAWREEAEGSGSAVTELADVIARQQGGGFRQAHGAVKTLLAQLQASGRPLASVTAGDLAPLGVQLPERELAAALDPAAFIARRTTFGGPAPAVMRGALHTARERLEQDILIHQHTQQRFADARTRLEGGTEG